TGACCCTCACGTTTGCACGAGGCTGCCCTAAAGCCACCGCACATCCATCTCCCCAGCCCTGGAAACCTGCCCTCTTCCTGCAGCACACAGCCTGCTGCAAGGGTTTTCCTGAAAGCGAAAGGAAACCCCAGAGCCTGGCTTCTCCCCGGTGACCCAAATAAGTGGGGGAGCACACGGCCCCCCTACACCCGCCATGGCAGTTTGTGGGTCTCCTGCGGCGTTTGCTGTTGGCAAGAGATGGCCGAGCGGCTGCCAGTGGCCTGTGTGCGGGTGACGCTGCCCCAGCCGCCGGCATGGAGCTGAGCCAGGAGTCCCCGGGCTCATCCCCAGCTCGGGCACAGGTTAATGTCCCCAGGTGAGGCGGCTCGAATGGGGGTGAGGGGCCCAGCACCCCTGGTTCTGCCACCACCACGTGCTCTGCGCAGTCCCCGGGGAGCCCTACATGCCCCATGCCGTGTGGGGGATCCCCATATTGCCCAGGGGTGCCACGTGGAAGCCAGTGAGGCTGGGGGAGAGGTTTTTATGGTAAATCCAGGGTTAATTAATTCACAGGGAGCCTCAGATTGAGCTCTGTGGTGCAGGAGAAAGCAAACTTTTAGGGGGCCGTTGTTGCAGCACATTTGCTTTTCCTAAGTTATTCCCAGCAGTAAGATAAACCACGCAGCGCTGCGGGGCACGGCCTTGCCTTGGCGTGAGACCCCCCCGTGTCGAGACCCACCACCCGTGGGCAACCACGGGGCTGGACCCCAGTAGCACCAGTGGTTTTCCTGGTTCCCGCAGCTCACGGcacccagggaggctgcagaggctcAGCGGGGTCTCACGGGGCAGCCTTGGTGCTTCCGCATCCCCTAAgcggggccggggaagcttctcCCACCGCGGACAGCAGTGCTGGGACGTGCTCTGCACCCCGGAGCTGGGAGGGGGAAGGCAGATGTCCTGCCTCTGTGCTGGGAACTGCAGGAGACCCGAGAGGTGACACGGTGGCCCAAGCTCACCCCGGCATGTGGCTTCCACGAGGTGCTGGAGGCTTCTGCAGCCACTGCCACCACCTTGTCCCCCACGCCggccctcctgcctgctcccacgGGTGCCCCAGTCCGGGGCTTAGTGGTATTTAACGACTGACCCGGGTATTTAGAGCCCAGTCCAGGTATTTGGTGTCTGTGCCAAGGGCTCGGTGACTGTCCCCAGGGCTCGGTGACTTCCCCAGGGGACTGCTGCCTTGCTCGCTGCTCCGCTCCTGCTGCACCAGCTCCCTGCCCGGTGCTGCCGGGGGTCTCTgcccggtgctgctgggggtcccctcccggtgccgcggggcggtgcggggaggcggtggcggggcgggacgcggcggcggatcctcctccatcccctccctccctccctcccgccctcccctGCCCGGTAGCAGGTCTGGGCACGGTTCGCGAGAGCAACTTGGCGGCTCGTCCCCTTCCACCCTCTCCCCGGGCCAGCGCGGCCatggcgggcgggcggccccgccgtTCCTAGAGCTGCCGCAGcccgggaggagccgccgccgggaTGAGCGGTCTCGCCTTCGACGACGCGGCCCTGGAGGGGCTGGCACCGTCCCTCGGCCTCTCCGGGGCCAACGACATCGACACGGCCCTGCTCAGCGACATCGACGGTGCGTCCCGACCCGGGCAGCGGCGAGTCGGGCCGGGCCCGGTGCATGGCGGGGACCGGGCTGGGGGAATAACCGGGGCTCGGTGCATGCCCGGGACCGGGCTGGGGGAATAACCGGGGCTCGGTGCACGACCGGGACCGGGCTGGGGTATAACCGGGGCTTGGTGCACGGCCGGGATCGGGCTGGGGGAATAACCGGGGCTTGGTGCACGGCCGGGACCGGGCTGGGGTATAACCGGGGCTCGGTGCATGCCCGGGACCGGGCTCGGTGCATGCCCGGGGTTGGGGAGACCAGGCTCGGTGCACGTTCAGGGAACCGGGAAGCGGGAGACGACGGGGGGAGGAGGTTCGGTGCATAACCAGGTGCACGACCGGGGGACCGGGCTCGGTGCCGGGCCCGGCGTGGGGCGAGGGGCGGACACACACCCCTCAGGCTGTGCCCGGGGGCCGGTCCGCGGCGGGGAGGAGCAGGGTGACGGGACGGGGTGGGGGCAGAACACCGGGACCCCCGGGCTGGAGGTGCCGGGACAGCCCCGAcgcgctccccccccgccccgactcCCACGACCGCAGCATCGTGTCGCCTCTAACCCCGCCCCTCCATGACGTCACCGGCGGGGTTACTCCCGGTCGTTCCCTCCAGGCCGCCCGGGTTCCCAACCGGgatggggtgcgggggggtggggaggctTTATACCGGCTTTGGGGCTGCCACCCGCAGCACCCACCGAgatggggggtgtgtggggtacGGATGCTGCCGAGGGGACGCGCTGCCCAAGGGgacccactccccaccacagtgGCACTAAGGTCTTACTGGTGAATTTAGCCAAAAAACTGGGTTTTCCAGCCCTCGGCCAGCCCCGCCGCGAGGTCCAGGGGGGTCTGTCCTCTGGGAACTGGGGTGGCGGTGACATCCCAGGGCTGGAGGCGCACCCCAACAGCAATCGGGGCGGATCATGGCAGATCCAGGTGCCACCTGCCTCCCCCTCGGCGAGGTTTTGGCCTCGGGGGATCCCATCGCAGAGTTTTAACACAGTCCTTCACACCCCGGTCATCCAGTTCCCCCACGTGCACCCCAGGAGCCGTGCGTTTGCCACCAGTCCCTGGGTGGCCATGGGTTGTCCCTTGTCCCCGGGGTGACGGCGGGATGCACACGCAGGGATGTGGGTGCCCCGTGCCCAGCTGGGGCCTGTCAGAACCCACGCCGtgtggctcagccccacgggCTCCCACGGTGGGTTGGGGGGAAACCGTGGCACTGCTGGGTGCCTGTGTCACGCTGATGCCACGGGTGGCAGCGGTTGCCACACAGTAGAAATATCTGGTAGTTGCCGGGTGGCTGGGAGAGCTGTGCTCTACCTCAGGGCTGGGCAGCTGGAAGAGGGGGGCCAGGAGGGAGCACCCCCATCTCTGCACCCCCAGACTTGTCTCTGGACCATGGGAGAGCCTTGGAGGGGGGCTCCTTAAGCAGGGGGGTGTTGAGCCCCCTTGAAGGAACCCCACCTGTGCTGAGCGGGGTGCCGAGGGCTGGATGtcttggggggggagggggcaagAAATGGGGTCCTTGTGGGGAGTTTCCTCCGGGTGTTGCGGAGCGTCATGTTGGGCTGGCCGGATGCGAGGGGCAATGGGTGAAGGGGTTAACAGCGACTGACCCCAAGTAACCGCCGAGGGGTTATGGCGGGGTGCCCGGGAGTAACCCGCTGCCGGGCTCACCTTGGCGTGGCCGCGGGGATGTCtgggggcggccggcgggcgcgcgGGCGGCGATTGGCGGAGTCGCATCACCCCATCGCCGGCTTCGCTCCAGGCCtggcgcgggcagcggcggggagggccggcggggaggcggcgaGAACATGGCTTTAAAATATCCCGGGGCCTCCGTACGGCCTGGCACGGGGCTGAGCGGGAGCTGTAGCCCActtctggggacccccccagcgcccGCCGGCATGGAGTGCACTTTCGAAGGTATCGCCacccccctccttctcctcctcctcgccgcctGGCTGGGTCGCTGCTGTGGCCCCTCTTGGGGTGCTGCACCCCATGGGGGGCGTGTCTGGGGGCTGTACACCTCGGTGGGGGCATTCTGGGGGGTGCGCCTGGGGGTACCCCCACGGGAGGGTATCCTGGGGCGAGCGCCCTGGGGCTTTTCAGTGGGGGCATCACCAGACACCCCGATGTGTGGGTGTCGATGGGGACATCCCCGTCCCACTGGCAGACCCCCCCGAGGCTATTTAACCCCGCGCTTGCCAAGCTGCCCTCCTGGGGGGTGCCATGGGCAGGCACCCCTGGCATGGGGCTCTGGCACATCCCAGCTGTGCCAACCCCTCTGTCCCAGCCCGAGTACCCCCTCTCCCAGATACAGGGGCtgctttgggggttttgggggcttTCCAGTGCAGGATAACTGAGGTGCCACAAGCCCACCTCTGCCCATCTCAACCTCAGAAACAGGCTGAGATCCTGCCACCCGCGGACTAGGCTGGAAAACCTCTGAGTGCTGGTAGCCAGGCCCCAGCACCCCCATTGCGAgtgccgtgcctcagtttccccacgcGTGAGGAGTTGGGCACAGCAGATTCCTGAGCTCTCGGGGATATTTTGCCCTTGGGTTTATGGGGGTTCTCCCCCCAAAGTGCTGAGCTGTGGGGTGGGCACCATGGGACCAGCCCGGGGGCCCCTTGGATATTGTGGAACTGGGGCAGCCACTGACAGCACGGTGGGGGGGGCTGTTTTGCAGACATGCTCCAGCTGATCAACACACCGGACAATGACTTCTCGGGGCTTTTTGACTCGCCGTTCAGTGCCCCCGACAGCACTGTGCCCCCAGGGCtacccccagccccgggcagcctCAGCACCTACCTGGGACCCAACAAGCCTCCCCCTGCCGCCCCCACCAGCAGCGTCTACCCAGGGCCCCCCGGGATGGCGGCCttcaccccacagcccccggcCCCACTCCtgccggcgccggccccgggtGTCAAGGAGGAGCCTGCGGCCGCGcccagcagccagccccagcccggcaTGATGCTGGCCCCCAGCTTCGTCCCCACATCCCCCGGCCAGTTCAGCCCCCCGCCCTTGGTGGGCTACCAGAACCAGCACAGCTTCTCCGGTGAGGATAtgagggtgcagggagggggagatCAGGGTTCCCTGGGTGGGGGCTTTTGCTGGAGGAGGGGGATGTGTCCCTGCAGGATGGGGGTGCCCGGggtgggctggtgctgggggggtctggTAACGCTGTCCTTGCTCCATGCCCAGCCATGCAGCCCGGGGGtgtggggcagcccctgccaagccccctgcccaccccacagcCAGGCCAGCCCACGGCACTGCCGGGCCCCGTGCAGAGTGTGgcaccccagcagctcctggcccccgccgcccctgctccccagcctgtCTCACCCCAGATCCAGCCAGTGCCGGTAAGCCCAGGGccaggggatggagggggatggTCCCAGTGGCCCCCGCCTCAGCCCTGCTGACCCCCTCTGCCCCATCCCCCAGGTTCTGCTGCAGCCCCATTTCATCAAGGCTGACTCCCTCCTGCTGACGGCCGTCAAGACAGATGCCGGCAATGCCAAAACCTCCAGCATCGCCTCCTTGGCCACCAGCGCCAGCGGCTCTGCCACCTCACTGCAGGTGCCGGTAGGTCCCAGCACTGGgcagctctggggtggggggacgCTCCAGGACCCCCCCACTAACACCACCCCTGATCTCTGCAGGCGCTGGTGAGCGGAGGGACCATCCTGGCCACGGTGCCGCTGGTGGTGGACGCCGAGAAGCTGCCCATCAACCGGTTGGCACCCAGCGGGAAGCCGGCGCTGGTGCAGAGCCGGGGGGAGAAGCGCACGGCGCACAACGCCATCGAGAAACGCTACCGCTCCTCCATCAACGACAAGATCGTGGAGCTCAAGGACCTGGTGGTGGGCACTGAGGCCAAGGTGGGAGCCTGGGGGTTggtggggatggggtgggcaagggTGAGGGGCTTCAGCTGGCATTTGGGCTGAGCCATCCCTGCCCACCGGCAGCTCAACAAGTCGGCAATCCTGAGGAAAGCGATCGAGTACATCCGATTCCTGCAGCAGAGCAACCAGAAGCTGAAGCAGGAGAACCTCACCCTGAAAATGGCCGTGCAGAAGAACCGTGAGTGGAAGGGCAGGTCTCAGGGGTCGGGGCCTCAGCCCCATGGCTGCTGTATGCCCCCCCCTGCCAGCACCTCTCAGCCTGCTCTGCTCCCCGTAGAGTCCCTGAAGGACTTGGTGGCCTCCTGCAATGGGGCGGCTAAGGCGGAGGCCCCCATGGAGGTGGTGAAGGCGGAGGTGATGGAGATGCTGACGCCGCCGCCCTCGGACGTGGGCTCGCCGTCTCACAGCAGCCCGCTCTCGCTCAGCgggggcagcagcaacagcagcggCAGCGACTCAGAGCCCGACAGCCCCCTCTGCGACCATGGCAAGGTGGGGGGGAGTGGGCTGGGAGGGGGTATCTCCCTCTCCCTGAGCCAGGCAGGGGATCTGCCGCATGATGCTGGGGTGCCAGGAGGAAGCACGTCAGATGCCAGCGTGGGGAAAGGAGCCGAGAGCCCTGGTCTGGCTCTCTGAGGCTGCTCCTCTCCTGAtctggggctggggggaagggtgCGGGGGGCACTCAGGGGTGCAGTGGGCTGCTGCACTTATGCCCCATGTCCTCTACTCCAAAAATGTGCTTTGTGCCCCACACCTATACCCTGCACTCCATGGCCATGCCCTAGATCTGATCACTGTACCCTGTATCTCACGTCCTATATCCCATTCCCTATATCCCATACCTGTGCCCTATATCCCGTGCCCTATATCCCATACCTGTGCCCCATCACCATGCCCTATATCCCATTCCCTATATCCCATCACCATGCCCTATATGCCATACCTCTGCCCCATCACCATGCCCTATATCTCATCAATGTGCCCTATATCCCATGCCCTATATCCCATCACCATGCCCTATATCCCATACCTGTACCCCATGTCCATGCCCCATGCCCTGGGGCTCACAGTGGCTCTGCCCGCGCAGGTGAAGCAGGAgcgcccgccgccctcgcccAGCAGCCAGGGCATGCTGGACCGCTCCCGCATGGCCCTCTGCGCCTTTGTcttcctctgcctctccttcAACCCCCTGGCCTCCCTCCTCCGGGGCTCCGGTGCTCCACGCCCTGTGGGGAGCCCAGGCACCTCTGGCCCCAGCAGGAGCATCATGGCTGAGTCTGGCATTGTGGGTAAGCTCTGGCATGAGGTGGGGGCTCTTGGAGTGGAGAATATTGGGAGGGGGGCTGTCGGGGTGCAGGTTGTTGGGGTGGGCACAGGGTGGAGGCCACTGGGATGGAGGCTGTTGGGTTGGGTGTGGGGTGAAGGCTGTTGAGGTGGGCATGGGGCAAAGGCCATTGGGATGGAGGCTGTTGGGTGGGCATGGGCTAGAGGCTGTTGAGGTGAAGACTGTGGGGGTGCAGGATGTTGGGGTGGGTGTGCAGTGGGGGCTACCTGAGTAGAGACTGTTGGGATGGAGCCCATCAGGGTGGAGGCTGTTGGGCTGGAGGCCATCGGGGCAGACATGGGCTAGAGGCTGTTGAGGTGAAGACTGTTGGGGTGCAGGATGTtggggtgggtgtgtggggggaACTACCTGCGTGGAGGCTGTTGGGGTGGGCATGGGGTGAAGGTCATTGGAGTGGAGGCCATCATGGTGGCTGTGGGGTGAAGGCCATCAGGGGGGAGGTCCGAGGTGGGAGACGATCAGGGTGGAGGATGCTGGGGTGGATGTGGGGCAGAGACCGTTGGGCGGAGGCTCTTGAGATGGCCACGGGGTGAAGGCCACCGGGATGGAGACCCTGGGGTGGGTGCAGGGTGGAGCTGGAGGTGACGCTGACGCCCTCCCCACGCAGAGGAGCCGTGGGGGTGGGCGCAGTGGCTCTGGCCCACCCTGGCCTTCTGGGCGCTGAACGCGGCGCTGGTGCTGGGGGCGGTGGTGCGACTCTTCGTCTGCGGGGAGCCCGTCACCCGCCCCCACTCCGAGCCCTCCGTCCTCTTCTGGCGGCACCGCCGACAGGCTGACCTTGACCTTGACCGGGTAAGCCCCGCCTCTTGCCACACCCTGCGTGATGTCACCTGCCCCACCCATCCTGGCCACACCCCCACTTGCCCCCCACCAATCCCAACACCTGCTCTTTGGGTTAGCCCCACCCATTCCACAGCACTCACCCCTTCCATTGCCATTATCCCCTCCTACCCGCCATAGCCCCGCCCACCCCTCTAGCCCACACACCACCCACACTGTGTAGCCCCGCCCACTCCTTGCTCAACTTCACCCACTCCCCATTAGCCCCGCCCCATTTGACCACACCCACTCCCTCTAGGCCCTGCCCCTCCCTTTGGCCCCGCCTCCCGCGCTGACCAGCTCTCtcctgggggggctcagggggactTTGCCCAGGGCGCCCAGCACCTCCGGacggcactgggagcactgggacggCCGCTGCCCGCCTCCCACGGGGACCTGGCCTGCAGCCTGCTCTGGACCCTGCTGCGGCACCTGCTCCAGCGCCTTTGGGTGGGCCGCTGGCTGGCCGCCCGCGCTGGGGGGCTGCGCCCCGACCCCCCCCCACCAGCCCACGTCCATCAGAGTGCCCGCGACGCCGCCATGGCTTACCACcgcctgcaccagctccacctTGCCGGTACGGCCCCATGCCAcggtggggagaggggggacacacaggggagCTTTGCACCCCGTATCTCCCCCACTGaggtccccatccctgcagggaAGCAGGCGGGGGGGCACTTACTGGCCATCAACCTGGCGCTGAGTGCTGTCAACCTGGCCGAGTGCGCCGGTGACGCTGTCTCCGTGGCCGCCCTGGCAGAGATCTACGTGGCAGCCGCCCTGAGGGTCAAGGCCAGCCTGCACCGCTGCTTCCACTTCTTGGCTGTGAGTGGCGGGGCAGCCCCCTCCGCTGGGGGGGTGTGTTGTGGGGGGGTGTCCTCAGGGACACCCCCGCCCTGACCCCGCTCTCCCCACAGCGCCCCTTCCTCTGCAGTGCCCGGCGCGTGGCCCTGTCCCACGGCGGGGCTGTCCCCCCCGCCATGCAGTGGCTTTGTCACCCTTTGGGCCACCGTTTCTTCGTCGACGGGGACTGGGCTGTCAAGGGCGTCCCCAGGGAGACCATCTATAGCTCTGCTGGCAACCCAGGTACCCCCtcaccacccccaaaccccctctctTTTTGGGGTGGAGGCAATACCCGCTCACTGCCCCTCTCGGCTGCAGTGGACCCGCTGGCACAGGTGACCCAGCTTTTCCGCGAGCACCTCCTGGAGAAGGCTCTGTTCTGCGTGGCCATGCCCGAGCCCGGCCGTCCCGCTGCCCAGGGCGAGGGGTAAGTGCTGGGGTGCGCACCCCGCTTCCTCCACCCGGTGTGGGGCTGGCCCCACTCAcagcccctctcccagcagaCGCTTCTCCAACGCCCTCGAGTACCTCCAGCTCCTCAACGGCTGCTCCGACGCCAGCAGCACACCTGTCCCCGCGCCCTCCATCAGCTCCGGCTTGGCAGCTGTCACAGGTGAGGCCAGCATGTCCCCCCCCAGACTGGAGACTCTTTGTGTGTAGGGGGGGTCACGGGGCTGGTGGATACCCTGCTCCCGTGTCCCTCCCGCCCCGCAGGCACCGACCCCGTGTCCAAGTGGTGGGCGTCCATCATTGGCACAGTTATTCACTGGCTGCAGGGAGACGAGGAGGGGGCCGAGCGCCTCTACCCGCTGGTGGAGACCATGCCCCGGGCGCTGCAGAGCTCTGAGTGAGTGCTGGGGACATCGAGGACAGGGTGTGGGGGACAACTCATCGCAtaccttctcttctttttgttgCCGCAGCCCCTGGCTAACATGCTCTGAGCACCACGGCCGTGCTGCCCCGTGGCTGCTGAGGCAGGGGGCACCGCCGTGCGCAGCGAGGGGCCTGCGGTGACCATGTCTGTGCGTTTCCCCCCTTCTCTGCCTTGCAGAAAGCCCCTGCCCCGCGCTGCCCTGCACTCCTTCAGAGCCGTCCGTGCGATGCTGAGCAAGCAGGATGGGAGCCAGGCCAGCTTGAACCACTGCGAGAAGGCCAGTGGTTGCCTGCGGGAGAGCCTGGAGCTCGGCAGCCCCCCCAAAGGCACCATCGACAAGGTGAGCTGGgattggggtggggggcaaggCGGCCACCCGccctggggaagggaaaaggggggagcCCCCGGCCCTGGCGGGAGGTGCCCCCGGCCCTCGCGGGGGTGCATTGTAGTTGCATTGCATGTGTCAGACTGGGAGTGCAATGCCCCTGCCATGCAGCCCGGCGGGGGTCCCCCGCAGCAGCGCCTGCCCGCAGGGACCTCCTTgggccccccccttccccaccgtctgtctgtctgtccgtccacAACTCACCCAGCTCCCCTCACCCCCACTTTCTAGGCGGTCCAACTCCTCCTCTGCGACCTGCTCCTGGTCACCCGCACCAACCTCTGGCAGCAGCAGATGAGCGCCAGCCAGCAGCGCAGCTGCCTCTACCAGGCCTCTGCCGTCGAGCTCCGCGGTTTCCAGCAGGACCTCAGCAGCCTGCGACGCCTGGCCCAGACCCTGCGCCCTGCCATGCGCCGGGTGAGCCCATCACCCCTCCTCCGACCGCATCCCCTCGTCCCCTGCCACCACCCGTTCTCACCGTGTCCTCCTCGCTCCAGGTGTTCCTGCACGAAGCCACAGCCAGGCTCATGGCGCGGGCCAGCCCCACGCGCACCCATCAGCTGCTGGACCGCAGCCTGCGGAGGAGAGGGGTGCAGGGCAGCAAAACAGGTGGGACGCGGCGTGGGGGGACACCCCACTGCCCACCCGCAGCACCCCAAGAGTGCTGGGTGGTGGGGTGCAGGGGCTTCTTGCCTATGCTTTGGTGGTGGCACCCACTCTAGGGGGTGGGTGAATGGCCTTGTCACCGTGCCAGAGCACCCGAGGGAGCGTTGGTGGCTTGCAGTGGTGTCTGTGGGACTGACACCCAGAGCACCCAAGGGAGAGCTGGTGGCATCCTTGGGGTTGACACCCAGAGTACCTGAGGGAGGGTTGGTGACTTCCAGTGGCACCCTTGGCGCTGACactccctctctctgccccccacctTGCAGCCGGGGAGCCAGAGAGCCACCCCACGCCGCGGGAGCACGCCGAggccctgctgctggcctgctGCTACCTCCCACCCAGCTTCCTCTCGGGGCCGGGCCAACGCGTGGGCATGTTGGCCGAGGCCGCCCGCACGCTGGAGAAGCTGGGGGACAAACGGACGCTGCACGACTGCCAGCAGATGATCATCAAGCTGGGCAGTGGCACCACCGTCACATCGGGCTAGCTGGGGTCAggcggggggggaggtgggggcacGCTGCCAAGGCCCCCTGCTAGCCCCGCTGGCTCCGGGATGTGGGGAAGGCGGGTGGCGGGGAGGtgcgtgcctcagtttccccccagGATGGGAGCCCCTTCTGTGGGACGGGGCGGGGAGCAGGTTTTAAGGTGAGGGGGGGTGGGTGAGGAGGGGCAGGGTGATGCCCGGTGCCGCCGGCGGTGGGTGTGGGAGCTGCCAGCGTGGGACAGCCACGCGGGGGGTACCCTGCATGGgctcaacaccccccccccaaccccatggCTCCATCCCTGGCCCCAACCCGCTTGGGTGACGGGACGTGGGGACATCTAGTGACACTGTCACAGTATTGCATGGCGCTGGGATGCTTGGCCAGCCTggccccagtgccaccccctacCCCCCAATGCCACCCCCtacccccagtgccaccccccagtgccctggcacgggggggggggggggggggggggggggggggggggggcgtcctctctctcctctcctggTGTCCCTACCCGCCCCCTCCATGGGTCCCACAGTGCaagggggggatttggggcgcCTTGGCTTTGTGCCCCCGTTATGGGGGACACACGCACGTTTGGCTCCATGGTGGCAGTTAAGGACCCTCTCCGCAGCCATGCCCATGGTAGGCAAGAGGGGACCCCCCCagacagcccccccccctcctcaagCACTGACCAGTCCCCCCAGTTAGGAGCTGCCACCACCCCCAGGCACGGCTGGGCCTGAGAGCTTCCAGAGAAGGGTTGGCAGGGTGGCACGGGGGTGGTGGGTGTCCCCGTCCCTTGCTTCACCCCTTCTTGTACATAGCCCCCCCTaccccagccccctcccccccccgcccccccttgcCTTTTTAAACGGTATTTTCATAGTTGGAGAGTTTTGTACAGACAATTAAAGCTGATTATTTATACCGGTGTGTGCTGGACTTGAGGGGTGAGGACAGACACTGAATTTGGGGGGGCACAGAGAACTGGGTagggccccccccctcccttggCTGGACATGCCCTGCTGTGGGTCCTGCCTTGCCCCCACAGGGTAGGGCTGTACaggagggggggggaacaaggGTGGTAGGGATGGGGACACCGGGACCCCAAACGCACCCTCCTTACCCCAAGATATACTGGGgtgctgcgcccccccccccccataccccaTACCCACCGCaatgtcccttccagcccagcCCTACAGCGAGACCCTTGGTGCTGGTGACACCTGGGGACAAAGGGCCAGCCAGGGGCTGGCACGGCATAGGGggacccccagcagccccccaggagaaAGAGAGGCCACGAGCAGGGCGCCACGTACTTCCAAAACAATCGTTGTATCTTTATTGACGCTCTGAATGCAATGACCTGTTTTTTACTCTTAAGGAAAATAAACATCTTTTAGAAACAGCTTGTTACACACAATCTTCAGTGTGAAGCAATATACTAATAAGAACACTAGTCTTAACATTTACAGTcttcatatatattatatatatgtatatgtatacatatatatacactatataatgAGGCAATATATAATACACACGGTTTACCATTTTACAGTCATATGTACAAGATGTCACTAAAAATAGCCAGATTTCAGGCAACACTGCCAGGGAcactgggatttttattttttattctttaaattaattattattctttcttttttttttttttttttttctctctctcccctcctttttgtgttttttcactCCCGTGTCCGAGGCAAGCTGCTGAAATGACAGACATTTTGTGGCCAGCAAACCT
The DNA window shown above is from Athene noctua chromosome 15, bAthNoc1.hap1.1, whole genome shotgun sequence and carries:
- the SREBF1 gene encoding sterol regulatory element-binding protein 1 isoform X4, which encodes MSGLAFDDAALEGLAPSLGLSGANDIDTALLSDIDDMLQLINTPDNDFSGLFDSPFSAPDSTVPPGLPPAPGSLSTYLGPNKPPPAAPTSSVYPGPPGMAAFTPQPPAPLLPAPAPGVKEEPAAAPSSQPQPGMMLAPSFVPTSPGQFSPPPLVGYQNQHSFSAMQPGGVGQPLPSPLPTPQPGQPTALPGPVQSVAPQQLLAPAAPAPQPVSPQIQPVPVLLQPHFIKADSLLLTAVKTDAGNAKTSSIASLATSASGSATSLQVPALVSGGTILATVPLVVDAEKLPINRLAPSGKPALVQSRGEKRTAHNAIEKRYRSSINDKIVELKDLVVGTEAKLNKSAILRKAIEYIRFLQQSNQKLKQENLTLKMAVQKNQSLKDLVASCNGAAKAEAPMEVVKAEVMEMLTPPPSDVGSPSHSSPLSLSGGSSNSSGSDSEPDSPLCDHGKVKQERPPPSPSSQGMLDRSRMALCAFVFLCLSFNPLASLLRGSGAPRPVGSPGTSGPSRSIMAESGIVEEPWGWAQWLWPTLAFWALNAALVLGAVVRLFVCGEPVTRPHSEPSVLFWRHRRQADLDLDRGDFAQGAQHLRTALGALGRPLPASHGDLACSLLWTLLRHLLQRLWVGRWLAARAGGLRPDPPPPAHVHQSARDAAMAYHRLHQLHLAGKQAGGHLLAINLALSAVNLAECAGDAVSVAALAEIYVAAALRVKASLHRCFHFLARPFLCSARRVALSHGGAVPPAMQWLCHPLGHRFFVDGDWAVKGVPRETIYSSAGNPVDPLAQVTQLFREHLLEKALFCVAMPEPGRPAAQGEGRFSNALEYLQLLNGCSDASSTPVPAPSISSGLAAVTGTDPVSKWWASIIGTVIHWLQGDEEGAERLYPLVETMPRALQSSEKPLPRAALHSFRAVRAMLSKQDGSQASLNHCEKASGCLRESLELGSPPKGTIDKAVQLLLCDLLLVTRTNLWQQQMSASQQRSCLYQASAVELRGFQQDLSSLRRLAQTLRPAMRRVFLHEATARLMARASPTRTHQLLDRSLRRRGVQGSKTAGEPESHPTPREHAEALLLACCYLPPSFLSGPGQRVGMLAEAARTLEKLGDKRTLHDCQQMIIKLGSGTTVTSG
- the SREBF1 gene encoding sterol regulatory element-binding protein 1 isoform X3, with product MSGLAFDDAALEGLAPSLGLSGANDIDTALLSDIDDMLQLINTPDNDFSGLFDSPFSAPDSTVPPGLPPAPGSLSTYLGPNKPPPAAPTSSVYPGPPGMAAFTPQPPAPLLPAPAPGVKEEPAAAPSSQPQPGMMLAPSFVPTSPGQFSPPPLVGYQNQHSFSAMQPGGVGQPLPSPLPTPQPGQPTALPGPVQSVAPQQLLAPAAPAPQPVSPQIQPVPVLLQPHFIKADSLLLTAVKTDAGNAKTSSIASLATSASGSATSLQVPALVSGGTILATVPLVVDAEKLPINRLAPSGKPALVQSRGEKRTAHNAIEKRYRSSINDKIVELKDLVVGTEAKLNKSAILRKAIEYIRFLQQSNQKLKQENLTLKMAVQKNQSLKDLVASCNGAAKAEAPMEVVKAEVMEMLTPPPSDVGSPSHSSPLSLSGGSSNSSGSDSEPDSPLCDHGKVKQERPPPSPSSQGMLDRSRMALCAFVFLCLSFNPLASLLRGSGAPRPVGSPGTSGPSRSIMAESGIVEEPWGWAQWLWPTLAFWALNAALVLGAVVRLFVCGEPVTRPHSEPSVLFWRHRRQADLDLDRGDFAQGAQHLRTALGALGRPLPASHGDLACSLLWTLLRHLLQRLWVGRWLAARAGGLRPDPPPPAHVHQSARDAAMAYHRLHQLHLAGKQAGGHLLAINLALSAVNLAECAGDAVSVAALAEIYVAAALRVKASLHRCFHFLARPFLCSARRVALSHGGAVPPAMQWLCHPLGHRFFVDGDWAVKGVPRETIYSSAGNPVDPLAQVTQLFREHLLEKALFCVAMPEPGRPAAQGEGRRFSNALEYLQLLNGCSDASSTPVPAPSISSGLAAVTGTDPVSKWWASIIGTVIHWLQGDEEGAERLYPLVETMPRALQSSEKPLPRAALHSFRAVRAMLSKQDGSQASLNHCEKASGCLRESLELGSPPKGTIDKAVQLLLCDLLLVTRTNLWQQQMSASQQRSCLYQASAVELRGFQQDLSSLRRLAQTLRPAMRRVFLHEATARLMARASPTRTHQLLDRSLRRRGVQGSKTAGEPESHPTPREHAEALLLACCYLPPSFLSGPGQRVGMLAEAARTLEKLGDKRTLHDCQQMIIKLGSGTTVTSG